The following are encoded in a window of Streptomyces sp. SAT1 genomic DNA:
- a CDS encoding nucleotidyltransferase family protein: protein MTRTDDEVAGLVLAAGGGRRLGGRPKALLTHRGRPLVEHAVGVLRAAGCARVHVVLGARADEVRRRARLEGCVLVDNADWEQGMGSSLRAGLDSLAGSGARAALVSLVDQPGIGAVAAARVRAAFRDETSLVSAAYDGVRGHPVLFGAAHWAGIAASATGDRGARGYLKEHAGRMVLIECADVAQPYDIDTEADLAHLE from the coding sequence ATGACACGTACGGATGACGAGGTGGCCGGTCTCGTCCTGGCGGCCGGCGGCGGCCGGCGGCTCGGCGGCCGGCCCAAGGCACTGCTCACCCACCGGGGCCGGCCGCTGGTGGAGCACGCGGTCGGGGTGCTGCGCGCGGCGGGCTGCGCGCGGGTGCACGTGGTGCTGGGCGCGCGGGCGGACGAGGTGCGGCGGCGGGCCCGGCTGGAGGGCTGTGTGCTCGTGGACAACGCGGACTGGGAGCAGGGCATGGGCTCCTCGCTGCGGGCCGGACTGGATTCGCTCGCGGGTTCGGGGGCGCGGGCGGCGCTGGTCTCGCTCGTGGACCAGCCCGGGATCGGAGCCGTGGCGGCGGCCCGGGTGCGGGCGGCGTTCCGGGACGAGACGTCGCTGGTCTCGGCGGCGTACGACGGGGTGCGCGGGCATCCGGTCCTCTTCGGCGCCGCGCACTGGGCGGGGATCGCGGCGAGTGCCACCGGCGACCGGGGGGCACGCGGCTATCTGAAGGAGCACGCCGGGCGGATGGTCCTGATCGAGTGCGCGGACGTGGCGCAGCCCTACGACATCGACACGGAAGCGGACCTGGCGCACCTGGAGTGA
- a CDS encoding DUF5955 family protein — protein MTGGKEDPRVVGLRAAVSRLRRELAAHPGEFPDRAIAEDELAALAALSAATAPGIPEIPRLRRSLLLIAGSIGSVSALRPGLAEVRAAVDLFGPPPLR, from the coding sequence GTGACCGGCGGCAAAGAGGATCCGAGGGTGGTGGGGCTGCGCGCCGCCGTATCCCGTCTGCGTCGTGAACTCGCCGCGCATCCGGGGGAGTTCCCCGACCGCGCGATAGCCGAGGACGAGCTCGCGGCACTCGCCGCGCTCTCGGCGGCGACCGCTCCGGGCATCCCCGAGATTCCCCGGCTGCGCCGCTCCCTGCTGCTGATCGCCGGCTCGATCGGCTCCGTCAGCGCCCTGCGCCCCGGCCTGGCCGAGGTGCGCGCCGCGGTGGACCTGTTCGGACCGCCGCCGCTGCGCTGA
- a CDS encoding response regulator: MSVRLLLADDHPVVRAGLKAVLSAEPDFEIVAEAPTAERAVELAAEGGVDVVLMDLQFGPRGMHGAEATAAITARPGAPRVLVLTTYDTDADILAAVEAGAAGYLLKDAPPQELAAAVRTAASGRSALAPAVAHRLMDRMRTPAAALSRRELEVLELVRDGLSNLEISKRLFLSQATVKSHLVHVYAKLGVDSRTAAVAAATEQGLVRRRRP, translated from the coding sequence GTGAGCGTGCGGCTGCTGCTCGCGGACGACCACCCGGTGGTCCGCGCCGGTCTCAAGGCGGTGCTGTCCGCCGAGCCCGACTTCGAGATCGTCGCGGAGGCGCCGACGGCGGAGCGCGCGGTGGAGCTGGCCGCCGAGGGCGGGGTCGACGTGGTGCTGATGGATCTCCAGTTCGGCCCGCGGGGGATGCACGGCGCGGAGGCCACGGCGGCGATCACCGCCCGGCCCGGCGCCCCGCGCGTCCTGGTGCTCACCACGTACGACACCGACGCGGACATCCTGGCGGCGGTGGAGGCCGGGGCGGCGGGCTATCTGCTGAAGGACGCGCCGCCGCAGGAGCTGGCCGCGGCGGTGCGCACCGCCGCCTCCGGGCGTTCGGCGCTGGCCCCGGCGGTCGCCCACCGGCTGATGGACCGGATGCGCACACCGGCCGCCGCGCTCAGCCGCCGAGAGCTGGAGGTCCTGGAACTGGTCCGCGACGGCCTGTCCAACCTGGAGATCAGCAAGCGCCTGTTCCTGAGCCAGGCCACGGTGAAGTCCCATCTGGTGCACGTCTACGCCAAGCTGGGCGTCGACTCCCGTACGGCGGCCGTGGCGGCGGCCACCGAGCAGGGGCTCGTACGGCGGCGCAGGCCCTGA
- a CDS encoding sensor histidine kinase translates to MDLRPRSPVAVILRLCLYALFAGLLGLAAAHATGPGTVAAALGTGAVFAFGVLQPAVLRSRRRSAVWLAALGAAWLVLLAYSPQAVWAAFPLYFLLLHLLPVRWGLPAVAATAAAAIAGFAGHAERINAGVFIGPLLGAAVAVATVLGYEALYRESERRRELIEELVATRADLAAAERAAGTLAERERLAREIHDTLAQGLSSIQLLLRAAQREVPAGSPAAAHIEQARGAAQDNLAEARRFVRALTPPDLEHGSLTGALERLCSRAVGPPAVRFSVSGSPAALPTPYEVALLRIAQSALGNTLRHARAARAEVTLSFMDTAVALDVVDDGTGFVPDAVPAGAGAAGAGAAGAGAAGGRRTESPRAGADGGFGLPAMRSRAEALGGTFAVESAPGQGTAVAVTLPWPVARDTGGGA, encoded by the coding sequence ATGGACCTCCGCCCCCGCTCCCCCGTCGCCGTCATCCTGCGCCTGTGCCTGTACGCCCTGTTCGCGGGGCTGCTCGGGCTCGCCGCGGCCCATGCGACGGGACCCGGCACGGTGGCGGCGGCGCTCGGCACGGGCGCGGTGTTCGCCTTCGGTGTGCTCCAGCCCGCCGTGCTGCGCTCCCGGCGCCGGTCGGCGGTGTGGCTCGCGGCGCTCGGCGCGGCCTGGCTGGTCCTGCTGGCGTACTCCCCCCAGGCCGTGTGGGCGGCGTTCCCGCTGTACTTTCTGCTGCTGCATCTGCTGCCGGTGCGCTGGGGCCTGCCCGCGGTCGCGGCGACCGCGGCGGCGGCCATCGCCGGGTTCGCCGGACACGCGGAGCGGATCAACGCGGGGGTGTTCATCGGCCCGCTGCTCGGCGCGGCGGTCGCCGTGGCCACGGTCCTCGGCTACGAGGCCCTGTACCGGGAGAGCGAGCGGCGCCGCGAGCTGATCGAGGAGCTGGTGGCCACCCGCGCGGACCTGGCCGCCGCCGAACGGGCCGCGGGCACGCTCGCCGAGCGGGAGCGGCTGGCCCGGGAGATCCACGACACGCTCGCCCAGGGCCTGTCCAGCATCCAGTTGCTGCTGCGCGCCGCCCAGCGCGAGGTGCCCGCCGGTTCGCCGGCCGCCGCGCACATCGAGCAGGCCCGCGGTGCCGCGCAGGACAATCTCGCCGAGGCCCGCCGTTTCGTCCGCGCCCTGACCCCGCCCGACCTGGAGCACGGCTCACTCACCGGCGCGCTGGAACGGCTCTGCTCGCGCGCGGTGGGCCCGCCCGCGGTCCGCTTCTCGGTGAGCGGCAGCCCGGCGGCGCTGCCCACTCCGTACGAGGTGGCGCTGCTGCGGATCGCACAGTCGGCGCTCGGCAACACCCTGCGGCACGCCCGCGCCGCCCGTGCGGAGGTCACGCTGAGCTTCATGGACACGGCGGTGGCGCTGGACGTCGTCGACGACGGGACGGGTTTCGTGCCGGACGCGGTGCCGGCGGGCGCGGGAGCCGCGGGCGCGGGGGCTGCGGGCGCGGGGGCCGCGGGCGGGCGCCGGACGGAGTCCCCGCGCGCCGGAGCGGACGGCGGATTCGGGCTGCCCGCGATGCGCTCGCGCGCCGAGGCGCTGGGCGGCACGTTCGCGGTGGAGTCCGCGCCGGGCCAGGGCACGGCGGTGGCGGTCACCCTGCCCTGGCCGGTGGCCCGGGACACGGGAGGCGGCGCGTGA
- a CDS encoding ABC transporter permease: protein MFVAWRDLRFAKGRFALMGAVVALITLLVGLLSGLTAGLAEENTSAVKGLPADHLAFAAPPAGQSVSFTGSSLAPEAVDRWSRRVPYAEPVAIRTVDATAEAGTGAGTGVGGRRAALAVFAVRPASGLAPSGVAPGHAVLSTGAAAALGAGAGDRIRLGERSWTVAAVSGRSSYSHVPVVWTAWDGGRATVIALRAHGADLAAGDRAAGTRTLTRDDALTAIGSYQAENGSLQLMRGFLFVISALVVGAFFTVWTIQRSPDIAVLKALGASTRHLLGDALGQAVVLLAAGTALGTGLACLAGALVRGGTVPFVLDLPTVLVPAAVMTALGALGAGLSVRRITAVDPLTALGGVR from the coding sequence ATGTTCGTCGCATGGAGAGACCTCCGGTTCGCCAAGGGGCGGTTCGCCCTGATGGGAGCCGTGGTCGCACTGATCACCCTGCTCGTGGGGCTGCTGTCCGGGCTGACCGCCGGGCTCGCCGAGGAGAACACCTCGGCGGTGAAGGGGCTGCCCGCCGACCATCTCGCCTTCGCCGCGCCGCCGGCCGGGCAGTCGGTGTCGTTCACCGGCTCGTCGCTCGCCCCCGAGGCCGTGGACCGGTGGTCCCGGCGGGTGCCGTACGCCGAACCGGTCGCGATCCGCACCGTCGACGCCACCGCCGAGGCGGGCACGGGCGCGGGCACCGGCGTGGGCGGGCGCAGGGCGGCGCTGGCGGTGTTCGCCGTACGCCCCGCCTCCGGGCTCGCCCCGTCCGGCGTCGCGCCCGGACACGCGGTGCTGTCGACCGGGGCGGCCGCCGCGCTGGGCGCCGGTGCCGGGGACCGGATCCGGCTCGGCGAGCGGTCCTGGACGGTGGCGGCCGTCTCCGGGCGCTCCTCCTACAGCCATGTGCCCGTGGTGTGGACGGCGTGGGACGGCGGCCGGGCGACCGTGATCGCGCTGCGCGCGCACGGCGCCGACCTGGCCGCCGGGGACCGCGCCGCCGGCACCCGCACGCTCACCAGGGACGACGCCCTGACGGCCATCGGCTCCTACCAGGCGGAGAACGGCTCCCTGCAACTGATGCGCGGCTTCCTCTTCGTCATCTCCGCGCTGGTCGTCGGGGCCTTCTTCACGGTGTGGACGATCCAGCGCTCGCCTGACATCGCCGTACTCAAGGCGCTCGGCGCCTCCACCCGCCATCTGCTGGGCGACGCCCTGGGGCAGGCGGTGGTCCTGCTGGCCGCGGGCACCGCGCTGGGCACCGGGCTGGCCTGCCTGGCGGGCGCGCTGGTGCGCGGTGGGACGGTGCCCTTCGTGCTCGACCTGCCCACCGTCCTGGTGCCCGCCGCGGTGATGACCGCCCTCGGTGCGCTGGGCGCGGGACTGTCCGTGCGGCGGATCACCGCCGTCGATCCGCTGACCGCGCTGGGAGGCGTGCGATGA
- a CDS encoding ABC transporter ATP-binding protein: MSLLLDDVTLTYPDGDGRLTALDRVSLEVPAGTVTAVAGPSGSGKSSLLAVAATLITPDSGSVRVAGVPTGLLSAAERAALRRRDIGIVFQQPNLLPSLTALEQLELMARLDGRRAAGSRARDLLAAVGLADQAHRRPHQLSGGQRQRVNIARALMNEPSVLLVDEPTSALDQERGAAVLGLLTRLTRDRGTATVLVTHDRAHLDAVDAVREMRDGRLTAAAATTA; encoded by the coding sequence ATGAGCCTGCTGCTGGACGACGTGACCCTGACCTACCCCGACGGCGACGGCCGGCTGACCGCGCTGGACCGGGTGAGCCTGGAGGTGCCCGCGGGCACGGTCACGGCCGTGGCCGGGCCCTCCGGATCGGGCAAGTCGAGCCTGCTCGCGGTCGCGGCCACGCTCATCACCCCGGACAGCGGAAGCGTGCGGGTGGCGGGCGTGCCCACCGGGCTGCTGAGCGCCGCCGAGCGGGCCGCACTGCGCCGCCGCGACATCGGGATCGTCTTCCAGCAGCCGAACCTGCTGCCGTCCTTGACGGCGCTGGAGCAGCTGGAGCTGATGGCCCGCCTGGACGGCCGCCGGGCGGCGGGCTCCCGCGCCCGGGACCTGCTGGCCGCGGTCGGCCTCGCCGATCAGGCGCACCGCCGCCCGCACCAGCTCTCCGGCGGCCAGCGGCAGCGGGTGAACATCGCCCGCGCGCTGATGAACGAGCCCTCGGTGCTGCTCGTCGACGAACCCACCAGCGCCCTGGACCAGGAACGCGGCGCGGCCGTCCTCGGCCTGCTGACCCGTCTCACCCGCGACCGGGGCACCGCCACGGTCCTGGTCACCCACGACCGCGCCCACCTCGACGCCGTGGACGCGGTACGGGAGATGCGGGACGGACGGCTCACCGCGGCGGCGGCGACCACCGCCTGA
- a CDS encoding IclR family transcriptional regulator, whose product MPTSSASTTDSAKSSASGGVQSLERAFDLLERMADAGGEVGLSELSAASGLPLPTIHRLMRTLVACGYVRQQPNRRYALGPRLIRLGESASRLLGTWARPYLARLVDETGETANMALLDGDEIVYVAQVPSKHSMRMFTEVGRRVLPHSTGVGKALLAHTPDHEVRALLARTGMPATTEKTITTPEGFLAALADVRELGYAMDDNEQEIGVRCLAVTVPDSPTAAAISISGPAGRVTEAATERIVPVLQQVAAELSQALTSAGPAA is encoded by the coding sequence GTGCCGACGTCCAGCGCCAGCACCACCGACTCCGCCAAGTCCTCCGCGAGCGGTGGGGTCCAGTCCCTCGAGCGCGCCTTCGATCTGCTCGAGCGGATGGCGGACGCGGGCGGCGAGGTGGGCCTCAGCGAGCTGTCCGCGGCCAGCGGCCTGCCCCTGCCGACCATCCACCGCCTGATGCGCACGCTCGTGGCCTGCGGCTACGTCCGCCAGCAGCCGAACCGGCGGTACGCGCTCGGCCCCCGGCTGATCCGCCTGGGCGAGTCGGCCTCGCGGCTGCTGGGCACCTGGGCCCGCCCCTACCTCGCCCGGCTGGTCGACGAGACCGGCGAGACGGCGAACATGGCACTGCTCGACGGCGACGAGATCGTGTACGTGGCGCAGGTGCCCTCCAAGCACTCGATGCGGATGTTCACCGAGGTGGGCCGGCGGGTGCTGCCGCACTCGACGGGCGTGGGCAAGGCACTGCTGGCGCACACCCCGGACCACGAGGTGCGCGCCCTGCTCGCCCGGACCGGCATGCCCGCCACCACCGAGAAGACGATCACCACCCCCGAGGGCTTCCTCGCGGCCCTGGCGGACGTGCGCGAGCTGGGGTACGCCATGGACGACAACGAGCAGGAGATAGGAGTCCGCTGCCTCGCGGTCACCGTGCCCGACTCCCCCACCGCCGCCGCGATCTCCATCTCGGGCCCGGCCGGCCGGGTCACGGAGGCCGCGACCGAGCGCATCGTCCCGGTGCTCCAGCAGGTGGCGGCGGAGCTGTCCCAGGCACTGACCAGCGCCGGTCCGGCGGCCTGA
- the allB gene encoding allantoinase AllB codes for MSDAELVLRSTRVITPEGTRAASVAVTGGTITAVLPHDAEVPAGARLEDLGDDVLLPGLVDTHVHVNDPGRTEWEGFWTATRAAAAGGITTLIDMPLNSLPPTTTVDNLRIKQDVARDKAHIDVGFWGGALPGNVKDLRPLHDAGVFGFKAFLSPSGVDEFPHLTREALATSLAETAGFGGLLIVHAEDPHHLDAAPQHGGPRYTDFLASRPRDAEDTAIATLIAEAKRLDARVHVLHLSSSDALPLIAEARAEGVRITVETCPHYLTLTAEEVPDGASEFKCCPPIREAANQDLLWQALADGTIDCVVTDHSPSTADLKTGDFATAWGGISSLQLSLAAVWTEARERGYGLEDVVRWMSARTAALVGLDRKGAIEPGRDADFAVLAPEETFTVDPAALQHRNRVTAYAGRTLHGVVRSTWLRGERIVADGEFTEPKGRLLTRPH; via the coding sequence GTGTCCGACGCCGAACTGGTGCTGCGCTCGACACGAGTCATTACGCCCGAGGGGACGCGCGCCGCGTCCGTCGCGGTCACCGGCGGCACGATCACGGCCGTCCTGCCCCATGACGCCGAGGTCCCCGCCGGTGCCCGTCTGGAGGACCTCGGCGACGACGTGCTGCTGCCCGGTCTGGTCGACACCCACGTCCATGTGAACGACCCCGGACGCACCGAGTGGGAGGGCTTCTGGACCGCCACCCGCGCCGCGGCGGCCGGCGGCATCACCACCCTGATCGACATGCCCCTCAACTCCCTGCCGCCCACCACCACCGTGGACAACCTGCGGATCAAGCAGGACGTGGCCCGCGACAAGGCGCACATCGACGTCGGCTTCTGGGGCGGCGCCCTGCCCGGCAACGTCAAGGACCTGCGCCCGCTGCACGACGCCGGAGTCTTCGGCTTCAAGGCGTTCCTCTCGCCCTCCGGCGTGGACGAGTTCCCGCACCTGACCCGGGAGGCGCTGGCCACCTCGCTCGCCGAGACGGCCGGCTTCGGCGGTCTGCTGATCGTGCACGCCGAGGACCCGCACCACCTGGACGCCGCCCCGCAGCACGGCGGCCCCCGGTACACCGACTTCCTCGCCTCCCGGCCGCGCGACGCCGAGGACACCGCCATCGCCACCCTGATCGCCGAGGCGAAGCGGCTGGACGCGCGCGTGCACGTGCTGCACCTCTCCTCCAGCGACGCGCTGCCGCTGATCGCCGAGGCCAGGGCCGAGGGTGTACGGATCACCGTCGAGACCTGCCCGCACTACCTGACCCTGACCGCGGAGGAAGTGCCGGACGGCGCCAGCGAGTTCAAGTGCTGCCCGCCGATCCGCGAGGCCGCCAACCAGGACCTGCTCTGGCAGGCGCTGGCCGACGGCACCATCGACTGCGTCGTCACCGACCACTCGCCCTCCACCGCCGACCTGAAGACCGGCGACTTCGCGACCGCCTGGGGCGGCATCTCCTCCCTCCAGCTCAGCCTGGCCGCCGTCTGGACCGAGGCGCGCGAGCGCGGGTACGGCCTGGAGGACGTCGTACGCTGGATGTCCGCCCGCACCGCCGCCCTCGTCGGTCTCGACCGCAAGGGCGCCATCGAGCCCGGCCGGGACGCCGACTTCGCCGTGCTCGCCCCCGAGGAGACCTTCACCGTCGACCCGGCGGCACTCCAGCACCGCAACCGCGTCACCGCCTACGCGGGCCGCACGCTGCACGGCGTGGTCAGGTCCACCTGGCTGCGCGGTGAACGCATCGTCGCGGACGGCGAGTTCACCGAGCCGAAGGGCCGGCTGCTGACCAGGCCCCACTGA
- the alc gene encoding allantoicase — protein MTATPRFTGDANPYGGGDPYADYRTADFPFTQYANLADRRLGAGVVAANDEFFAQRENLLVPERAEFDPEHFGHKGKVMDGWETRRRRGVSAEHPWPTEDDHDWALVRLGAPGVVRGVVVDTAHFRGNYPQAVSVEGTCVAGSPSPAELLADDVKWTTLVPRTPIGGHAANGFEVGVEQRFTHLRVNQHPDGGIARLRVYGEVVPDPAWLAALGTLDVVALENGGRVEDASNLFYSPATNTIQPGRSRKMDDGWETRRRRDQGNDWIRYRLVARSEIRALEIDTAYLKGNSAGWASVSVKDGEDGEWREVLPRTRCQPDTNHRFVLPEPVVGTHARVDIFPDGGISRLRLFGALTEDGAAGLAARHQELGG, from the coding sequence GTGACGGCGACTCCTCGTTTCACCGGCGACGCGAACCCCTACGGAGGCGGTGACCCGTACGCGGACTACCGCACCGCCGACTTCCCCTTCACCCAGTACGCCAACCTCGCCGACCGCCGGCTCGGCGCCGGTGTCGTCGCCGCCAACGACGAGTTCTTCGCCCAGCGAGAGAACCTGCTGGTGCCCGAGCGCGCCGAGTTCGACCCGGAGCACTTCGGGCACAAGGGCAAGGTCATGGACGGCTGGGAGACCCGCCGCCGCCGCGGTGTGTCCGCCGAGCACCCCTGGCCCACCGAGGACGACCACGACTGGGCGCTGGTCCGCCTCGGCGCGCCCGGCGTCGTGCGCGGTGTCGTCGTCGACACCGCCCACTTCCGCGGCAACTACCCGCAGGCCGTGTCGGTCGAGGGCACCTGCGTGGCGGGCTCGCCCTCCCCGGCGGAACTCCTCGCCGACGACGTCAAGTGGACGACCCTCGTCCCGCGCACCCCGATCGGCGGCCACGCGGCCAACGGCTTCGAGGTCGGCGTCGAGCAGCGCTTCACGCACCTGCGCGTCAACCAGCACCCGGACGGCGGCATCGCGCGGCTGCGCGTGTACGGCGAGGTCGTCCCCGACCCGGCGTGGCTGGCGGCGCTCGGCACCCTCGACGTGGTCGCCCTGGAGAACGGCGGCCGGGTCGAGGACGCCTCCAACCTCTTCTACTCGCCCGCCACCAACACCATCCAGCCGGGCCGCTCCCGCAAGATGGACGACGGCTGGGAGACCCGGCGCCGCCGCGACCAGGGCAACGACTGGATCCGCTACCGGCTGGTCGCCCGGTCCGAGATCCGCGCCCTGGAGATCGACACCGCCTACCTCAAGGGCAACAGCGCGGGCTGGGCCTCGGTGTCCGTCAAGGACGGCGAGGACGGCGAGTGGCGCGAGGTGCTGCCGCGCACCCGCTGCCAGCCCGACACCAACCACCGCTTCGTCCTGCCCGAGCCCGTCGTCGGCACGCACGCGCGCGTGGACATCTTCCCGGACGGCGGCATCTCCCGGCTGCGCCTGTTCGGTGCGCTGACCGAGGACGGCGCCGCGGGCCTGGCCGCCCGCCACCAGGAGCTGGGCGGCTGA
- a CDS encoding SDR family oxidoreductase, with protein MALVTGGSRGIGAATAVRLARAGADVALTYVNGKDAADEVVRTVRGLGRRAVALRADAADPAQASAVVDRAADALGTLDVLVNNAGVGVLGPVESLSLADVDRVLAVNVRAVFLACRAAAVRMADGGRIITIGTCMTQRVPGPGGTLYATGKSALIGLTKAFARELGPRAITANLVHPGPIDTDMNPADGPLAPGQAAMTALGRFGTADEVASMVAFLAGADAAYVTGAEFAVDGGHAA; from the coding sequence GTGGCGCTCGTGACCGGCGGCAGCCGTGGCATCGGCGCGGCGACGGCGGTGCGGCTGGCCCGCGCGGGCGCCGATGTGGCGCTCACCTATGTGAACGGCAAGGACGCGGCGGACGAGGTGGTCCGGACCGTACGGGGACTCGGACGGCGGGCGGTGGCGCTGCGCGCGGACGCGGCCGACCCGGCGCAGGCGTCGGCCGTGGTCGACCGCGCGGCCGACGCACTGGGCACCCTCGACGTGCTGGTGAACAACGCGGGCGTGGGCGTGCTGGGCCCGGTGGAGAGCCTCTCGCTCGCCGATGTGGACCGGGTGCTCGCGGTGAACGTGCGTGCCGTCTTCCTGGCCTGCCGCGCCGCCGCCGTACGGATGGCGGACGGCGGCCGGATCATCACCATCGGCACCTGCATGACCCAGCGCGTGCCGGGGCCCGGCGGCACCCTCTACGCGACCGGCAAGTCCGCCCTTATCGGTCTGACCAAGGCGTTCGCCCGGGAGTTGGGACCGCGCGCGATCACCGCGAACCTCGTCCACCCGGGTCCGATCGACACCGACATGAACCCGGCCGACGGGCCGCTCGCCCCCGGCCAGGCGGCCATGACGGCGCTGGGCCGCTTCGGCACCGCCGACGAGGTGGCGTCCATGGTCGCGTTCCTCGCGGGAGCCGACGCGGCCTATGTCACCGGCGCGGAGTTCGCGGTGGACGGCGGGCACGCCGCGTGA
- a CDS encoding ribonuclease domain-containing protein translates to MRFPPRMTRIGAAGALLSALLVGGTVSAAAPAGAATASVGSICYGELPSQAHHTLDLIDQGGPFPYDQDGVVFQNREGVLPSRSSGYYHEYTVVTPGSPTRGARRIVTGEKNQEDYYTADHYATFDLVDFGC, encoded by the coding sequence ATGAGATTCCCCCCACGCATGACCCGCATCGGCGCCGCAGGCGCCCTCCTGTCCGCCCTCCTCGTGGGCGGCACCGTCTCCGCCGCCGCCCCGGCCGGCGCCGCCACGGCCTCGGTCGGCAGCATCTGCTACGGCGAGCTGCCCTCCCAGGCGCACCACACGCTCGACCTGATCGACCAGGGCGGGCCCTTCCCCTACGACCAGGACGGCGTCGTCTTCCAGAACCGCGAAGGCGTCCTGCCCAGCCGGTCCAGCGGCTACTACCACGAGTACACCGTCGTCACCCCCGGTTCCCCCACCCGCGGCGCGCGACGGATCGTCACCGGTGAGAAGAACCAGGAGGACTACTACACCGCCGACCACTACGCGACGTTCGACCTGGTCGACTTCGGCTGCTGA
- a CDS encoding sensor histidine kinase — translation MSTVKTDTTLQEPVAFAGRRWWLPSAVADELDPGSSGGGRPRRTARDWIVDFLCFFLAVLLGLAAASSLDAEHLPRAFSLADQVVGALACAALWLRRRWPFALAVAMVPVGLVSNTAGGAGLLALFTLTVHRPLRYGAWVGGAQLALLPLYYWLRPDPDLSYPAVLAFAVLLTLSVMGWGMFVRSKRQLMLSLRDRARRAETEARLRAEQAQRLAREAIAREMHDVLAHRLTLLSVHAGALEFRPDAPREEVARAAGVIRESAHEALQDLREIIGVLRAGDSDDAGRPQPTLAALDALVAESREAGMKVVLTGQVTDPAAVPASVGRTAYRIAQEALTNARKHAPGAQVAVTVTGAPGRDLAVHVRNPPPEGEVPHVPGSGQGLIGLTERAALAGGTLRHGPTPEGGFEVRALLPWPA, via the coding sequence TTGTCGACTGTGAAGACTGACACGACGCTCCAGGAGCCGGTGGCGTTCGCCGGACGGCGGTGGTGGCTGCCGTCCGCCGTGGCCGACGAACTCGACCCCGGTAGCAGCGGCGGCGGCCGGCCCCGGCGCACGGCGCGCGACTGGATCGTCGACTTCCTCTGCTTCTTCCTGGCCGTCCTCCTCGGGCTCGCCGCCGCGAGCTCGCTCGACGCGGAGCACCTGCCGCGCGCCTTCTCCCTCGCCGACCAGGTGGTCGGGGCGCTGGCCTGCGCCGCGCTCTGGCTGCGCCGCCGGTGGCCCTTCGCGCTGGCGGTCGCCATGGTCCCCGTCGGCCTGGTCTCGAACACCGCGGGCGGCGCCGGTCTGCTCGCCCTGTTCACACTCACCGTGCACCGCCCCCTCCGGTACGGGGCCTGGGTCGGCGGCGCACAGCTCGCGCTGCTCCCGCTCTACTACTGGCTGCGCCCCGACCCCGACCTGTCCTACCCGGCCGTCCTCGCCTTCGCCGTGCTGCTGACCTTGTCGGTCATGGGCTGGGGCATGTTCGTGCGGTCCAAGCGGCAGCTCATGCTGAGCCTGCGGGACCGGGCGCGGCGCGCCGAGACGGAGGCGCGGCTGCGCGCCGAGCAGGCGCAGCGGCTCGCCCGCGAGGCCATCGCCCGGGAGATGCACGACGTCCTCGCGCACCGGCTGACCCTGCTGAGCGTGCACGCGGGCGCCCTGGAGTTCCGGCCCGACGCGCCTCGCGAGGAGGTCGCGCGGGCCGCCGGGGTCATCCGGGAGAGCGCGCACGAGGCCCTCCAGGACCTGCGGGAGATCATCGGCGTACTGCGCGCGGGCGACTCCGACGACGCGGGCCGCCCGCAGCCCACCCTCGCGGCGCTGGACGCGCTGGTGGCCGAGTCGCGGGAGGCCGGCATGAAGGTGGTGCTGACCGGACAGGTCACCGACCCGGCCGCCGTGCCCGCCTCCGTGGGCCGCACCGCCTACCGCATCGCGCAGGAGGCGCTGACCAACGCCCGCAAGCACGCCCCCGGCGCACAGGTCGCGGTGACCGTCACCGGCGCACCCGGCCGGGACCTCGCCGTGCACGTGCGCAATCCGCCGCCCGAGGGGGAGGTCCCGCACGTCCCCGGTTCGGGCCAGGGGCTGATCGGTCTGACCGAGCGGGCCGCGCTGGCCGGCGGCACCCTGCGCCACGGGCCGACCCCGGAGGGCGGATTCGAGGTCAGGGCGCTCCTGCCGTGGCCGGCGTGA